The following coding sequences are from one Triticum aestivum cultivar Chinese Spring chromosome 5A, IWGSC CS RefSeq v2.1, whole genome shotgun sequence window:
- the LOC123107500 gene encoding protein MEI2-like 6: MAASSTQPLNPAALPFVPVASAPLKLCPPVSSSLPVGFPLPPQCLLPPPSLPPPCALSVPPLPWVQVPPPPPCQVTVYCSPLSCPVTVYCIPPPPQPPLLSGKSCCSTETVDGASDRSLKAEVENRPSPRSVLSPRSPASVSPRTPKPRAAPRPMGSKPAFDPSSGKTSLMICNIPNGFSKRRIMAILDQHCAEENEKLRRCVGGGGDKAVKSEYDFLYVPIDFRTKYNKGYAFVNMTTATAAHRLHEFLHGHSWAATGSKKVCEVVHASIQGADALVKHFSGSKFPCGNGNEEFLPVRFGPPRSDRRPTAERVIGQAVVRGARC; this comes from the exons ATGGCTGCCTCCTCCACTCAGCCCCTGAACCCTGCTGCTTTACCCTTCGTTCCCGTAGCCTCCGCCCCCTTGAAGCTCTGCCCCCCTGTCTCGTCCTCCCTGCCGGTTGGCTTCCCCCTCCCGCCGCAGTGCTTGCTCCCGCcgccctcgctgccgccgccgtgcGCGTTGTCCGTCCCGCCCTTGCCATGGGTGCAGGTGCCTCCTCCCCCTCCGTGTCAGGTAACTGTGTACTGCAGCCCGCTATCGTGTCCGGTGACGGTGTACTGCatccctccgccgccgcagccaccgctGCTATCGGGGAAGAGCTGCTGCAGCACGGAAACCGTCGACGGCGCCAGCGATAGGTCCCTGAAGGCCGAGGTGGAAAACCGCCCCTCCCCTCGCTCTGTTCTCTCACCCAGGAGTCCCGCCTCCGTCTCGCCGCGGACGCCGAAGCCGAGGGCGGCCCCTCGGCCTATGGGCAGCAAACCTGCCTTCGACCCAAGCAGCGGCAAGACATCTCTCATGATCTGCAACATCCCCAACGGTTTCTC GAAGCGGAGGATCATGGCGATTCTAGACCAGCACTGCGCCGAGGAGAACGAAAAGCTCCGGCggtgcgtcggcggcggcggcgataaggccgtcaagtcggagtacgatttCCTCTACGTCCCAATCGACTTCCG AACGAAGTACAACAAGGGGTACGCCTTCGTAAacatgacgacggcgacggcggcgcatcGGCTGCACGAGTTCCTCCACGGCCACTCTTGGGCGGCGACGGGCTCCAAGAAAGTGTGCGAGGTCGTGCACGCAAGCATCCAG GGTGCTGATGCGTTGGTGAAGCATTTCTCCGGCTCCAAGTTCCCCTGCGGCAACGGGAACGAGGAGTTCCTGCCGGTGCGCTTTGGGCCGCCGCGGAGCGACCGCAGGCCGACGGCGGAGCGCGTGATCGGCCAGGCGGTGGTCCGTGGAGCCCGCTGCTGA